The following proteins are encoded in a genomic region of Spirosoma sp. SC4-14:
- a CDS encoding sialate O-acetylesterase, whose amino-acid sequence MAQLQVSFPTTRAVFQRNSANQAVFRITGYYTTTITSVQARVQARNNQGTSTDWVSIQDSPTGGVFAGDLTASGGWYNLQVRAMNGDQQVGDVVTVERVGIGEVFVVAGQSNAQGVHRYAPLSTDDRVNCVNYRYPDNGFPADPDIPQFSHLDDGDNSYIAPRGVGSWCWGRLGDLLASRLNVPIMFFNAAFTGTSVQQWRDSAPDGGTAYGYGGAPYPARQPYINLKQALQYYCNMLGVRAVLWHQGEADNLFNTSTQSYVTNLQFVINQSRQDFGKSVSWVVARASHYDPLGSNSNIITAQNQVILSTPNVFAGPETDTVQVPRTRPPLNDPDGVHFDYNGLVTVSNLWNLSLNERFFQNSTPFSPALAPTVSVACAGNNLTFSINGSYASVQWDSGEASQTVTKGPGLYRAKVKDAQGNTHFTGTVRVSATPIAAVANNGLPYICAGGSQSLTSNYDNVTWLSQPNNTSVGSGRTFSTNQAGSYSVRYRDVSGCDFVSNTLDLTSKPLPATPAITNSKSATFCQGDNTVLLASSDNVVYNWSDGQKTKQVTVTGSGSYTVTVTDQFGCTSAPSNIIQVVANPVPAKPIITASGSTTFCADRTILLSAPTDAAYQWTSGQTVQSLTVAQSGNYSVKTTNQYGCTSVLSDVVTVQVNPLPPTPTVSAAGVTTFCAGNSVDLNSVSTYDVVWSSGQTTPLITVTQSGNYAVQAKDQNGCLSVYSPVISVRVNPLPNAPTILTSKSPILCEGERVTFTIEGPYTVFWSTGDSTRSITTGQIGLYSAKVRDQNGCISPQSDTITVETRPLPPAPTVNAIGTFTLQAISSTNSDRFIWYRDRDSLAAQTPIIKAGTAGNYTAKASIVYSNTLTCFSVPSAPYTLIIDPSVNGLSIYPNPNPDKVVIIEVQENLTNAVITLHSLTGQLVLTRNVGVFDERKQLVLTGLPAGVYILRVEGSGFSRAKRILLGL is encoded by the coding sequence ATGGCCCAACTACAAGTTTCTTTCCCGACCACTCGGGCAGTGTTTCAGCGCAATAGTGCCAATCAGGCCGTATTCCGTATAACGGGGTATTATACAACAACCATTACGAGTGTACAGGCACGGGTGCAGGCACGTAATAACCAGGGAACGTCAACAGATTGGGTATCGATACAGGATAGCCCAACGGGTGGCGTCTTTGCGGGCGACCTGACGGCTTCGGGAGGATGGTACAATCTTCAGGTTAGGGCTATGAATGGCGACCAGCAGGTTGGCGATGTAGTTACTGTTGAGCGGGTTGGCATCGGCGAAGTATTTGTAGTAGCGGGGCAGTCCAATGCACAGGGTGTTCACCGATATGCTCCACTTTCAACCGACGATCGGGTAAACTGTGTAAATTATCGATATCCGGATAATGGTTTTCCGGCTGATCCGGACATCCCTCAATTTTCGCACCTAGACGACGGCGACAATTCCTATATTGCTCCCCGAGGGGTAGGTAGCTGGTGCTGGGGTCGCCTTGGCGACCTGCTGGCCAGCCGTCTGAATGTGCCAATAATGTTCTTTAATGCTGCCTTTACGGGCACATCCGTTCAGCAATGGCGAGATAGTGCTCCCGACGGTGGTACTGCTTATGGGTATGGTGGAGCCCCGTATCCTGCCCGACAACCTTACATTAACCTCAAACAGGCCCTACAGTATTATTGTAATATGCTGGGAGTTCGGGCCGTTCTCTGGCACCAGGGAGAAGCCGACAACCTGTTCAATACATCGACACAGAGTTACGTTACAAACCTGCAATTTGTTATCAACCAAAGTCGGCAGGACTTTGGCAAAAGTGTTAGCTGGGTTGTAGCTCGCGCTTCTCATTATGATCCACTGGGTTCCAACAGCAATATCATTACAGCCCAGAATCAGGTAATTTTATCGACACCAAACGTCTTTGCGGGTCCAGAAACAGATACGGTTCAGGTTCCACGTACGCGCCCCCCCCTCAATGATCCCGACGGTGTTCACTTTGATTATAATGGATTGGTTACCGTTTCAAATCTCTGGAACTTAAGCCTTAACGAGCGTTTTTTTCAGAACTCAACGCCATTTTCACCCGCCCTGGCCCCAACCGTATCGGTAGCCTGCGCCGGTAACAACCTTACATTCAGCATTAATGGGAGCTACGCTTCTGTTCAGTGGGATTCTGGCGAAGCCTCCCAAACAGTGACGAAGGGCCCTGGCCTATATCGGGCTAAAGTAAAAGATGCTCAGGGAAACACGCATTTTACTGGTACAGTACGGGTTTCCGCTACGCCAATAGCTGCCGTAGCGAATAACGGTTTGCCATATATCTGTGCAGGAGGCTCGCAGAGCCTGACCAGCAACTACGACAATGTGACCTGGCTTAGTCAGCCTAATAATACCAGTGTAGGCTCTGGGCGTACGTTCAGTACGAATCAGGCTGGATCGTATTCTGTCAGATACCGTGATGTGAGCGGTTGTGATTTTGTATCGAACACACTCGATCTCACATCGAAACCTCTGCCAGCAACACCAGCAATTACGAATAGTAAATCGGCTACTTTCTGCCAGGGCGACAATACTGTTTTACTGGCATCGAGCGATAATGTAGTTTACAACTGGAGCGATGGCCAGAAAACAAAGCAAGTAACCGTTACCGGATCAGGCTCTTATACCGTCACCGTAACAGACCAGTTTGGTTGTACATCGGCTCCCTCCAACATTATTCAGGTTGTGGCCAATCCTGTTCCGGCCAAACCCATTATTACGGCAAGTGGTTCAACCACCTTCTGCGCCGATCGAACTATTCTTTTATCGGCACCAACCGATGCGGCTTATCAATGGACAAGTGGCCAGACGGTGCAAAGCCTAACTGTTGCACAATCGGGTAACTATTCCGTAAAAACTACAAATCAGTACGGTTGTACATCTGTTCTGTCAGATGTAGTTACCGTACAGGTCAATCCCCTCCCCCCAACCCCAACGGTTTCGGCCGCCGGTGTTACAACCTTCTGTGCAGGTAATAGTGTCGATCTGAATTCGGTATCAACCTACGACGTTGTCTGGTCGAGTGGGCAAACTACGCCATTGATTACGGTTACTCAATCGGGTAATTATGCCGTACAGGCTAAAGACCAAAACGGATGTTTGTCCGTTTACTCACCCGTCATTAGCGTACGGGTCAATCCCCTGCCGAATGCACCAACCATCCTGACCAGCAAATCGCCAATATTGTGCGAAGGAGAACGAGTCACGTTTACTATTGAAGGGCCTTATACTGTTTTCTGGTCGACAGGCGACTCAACACGAAGCATTACAACTGGACAGATAGGCCTATATTCAGCTAAAGTTCGGGATCAGAATGGCTGTATTTCGCCCCAATCCGACACAATAACGGTAGAAACACGACCGCTTCCTCCGGCACCAACCGTCAATGCCATCGGAACATTCACGCTTCAGGCCATCAGCTCTACCAACAGCGACCGCTTTATCTGGTATCGGGATCGTGATTCTCTTGCAGCACAAACCCCAATCATTAAGGCCGGAACTGCCGGAAACTATACGGCGAAAGCCTCTATTGTCTATTCCAATACGCTTACCTGTTTTTCAGTACCTTCTGCACCTTACACCCTCATCATTGACCCCAGCGTCAATGGCTTAAGCATCTATCCAAATCCTAACCCCGACAAAGTTGTCATTATTGAAGTTCAGGAAAACCTGACGAATGCTGTTATTACACTTCATTCTTTAACGGGCCAACTGGTTCTGACCCGAAACGTAGGCGTTTTTGACGAGCGAAAACAACTTGTCTTAACTGGCTTACCTGCTGGTGTTTATATTTTGCGCGTTGAAGGTTCAGGCTTTAGCAGGGCTAAACGAATTTTACTTGGATTATAA
- the obgE gene encoding GTPase ObgE: MASSNFIDYVKINCRSGAGGAGSVHFRREKHTPKGGPDGGDGGRGGHIILKGNAQLWTLLHLKYRKHVKAENGTAGEGGRRSGAQGKDVILEVPLGTIARNPDTGEQLAEITEEGQEIILFPGGRGGLGNDHFKSSTQQAPDYAQPGEPGVEEWVILELKLLADVGLVGFPNAGKSTLLSVLSAAKPEIADYPFTTLVPNLGVVAYRDYKSFVVADIPGIIEGASQGKGLGLRFLRHIERNSILLFIVPATSEDIRQEYNTLLNELRQYNPELMDKDRLLAISKIDLVDQDELARIQDILPKKLPVTFISAVSNQGLNELKDSIWQRLTATPDQTE; this comes from the coding sequence ATGGCTTCATCTAACTTTATCGATTACGTAAAAATCAACTGTCGTTCAGGAGCAGGTGGAGCCGGATCAGTGCATTTCCGACGCGAAAAGCATACGCCTAAAGGTGGTCCTGATGGTGGCGATGGTGGACGAGGTGGCCATATTATTTTAAAAGGCAATGCGCAGCTCTGGACCCTGCTCCACCTGAAATATCGCAAGCACGTGAAGGCCGAAAATGGCACAGCTGGCGAAGGAGGTCGGCGTAGCGGTGCTCAGGGTAAAGATGTAATTCTGGAAGTTCCACTAGGAACAATTGCCCGAAACCCCGACACAGGAGAACAACTTGCCGAAATTACGGAAGAAGGGCAGGAAATAATTCTGTTCCCCGGAGGGCGAGGTGGTTTAGGAAACGATCACTTTAAATCCTCAACTCAGCAAGCTCCAGACTATGCACAACCAGGCGAGCCGGGTGTTGAAGAATGGGTTATTCTGGAACTGAAATTACTGGCCGATGTTGGTTTGGTAGGATTTCCGAATGCGGGTAAATCAACGCTGCTGTCTGTGTTATCGGCAGCGAAGCCCGAAATTGCAGATTATCCCTTTACAACCCTTGTCCCTAATTTGGGAGTCGTTGCCTACAGAGATTATAAATCGTTTGTGGTGGCCGACATCCCCGGTATTATAGAAGGGGCATCGCAGGGCAAAGGGCTCGGTTTACGATTTTTAAGGCATATTGAGCGCAACTCTATACTCTTATTTATCGTACCGGCTACTAGCGAAGATATTCGGCAGGAATACAATACGCTTCTCAATGAATTGCGGCAATATAATCCGGAGTTGATGGATAAAGATCGTTTATTGGCAATTTCAAAAATCGATCTTGTCGATCAGGATGAATTGGCACGTATTCAGGACATATTACCTAAAAAACTACCCGTAACCTTTATTTCAGCAGTCAGTAATCAGGGGCTGAATGAGTTAAAAGACAGCATCTGGCAACGTTTGACCGCAACTCCTGACCAAACTGAATAA
- a CDS encoding adenylate kinase has translation MLNLVLFGPPGAGKGTQSEKLIRKYNLVHLSTGDLLRSQISAGTELGLRAKQLMDQGLLVPDEVVIGMIENKLEENQSAAGFIFDGFPRTVPQAEALDQLLSAHNTHITTMIALVVDDEELTKRLLLRGQTSGRPDDQNEELIRRRVKEYNDKTAPVAGYYSNQGKFVAINGIGDIESIFSLICTNIEQAS, from the coding sequence ATGCTTAACCTTGTATTGTTTGGCCCTCCTGGTGCCGGCAAAGGAACTCAAAGTGAGAAATTAATCCGTAAATATAATTTAGTTCATTTATCGACTGGCGACCTGCTGCGTTCGCAGATTTCGGCAGGTACAGAATTAGGCCTACGTGCTAAACAACTCATGGATCAGGGCTTATTGGTACCCGATGAAGTAGTGATTGGCATGATTGAAAATAAACTTGAAGAAAATCAGTCGGCAGCAGGTTTTATTTTCGACGGTTTCCCCCGAACAGTTCCTCAGGCCGAAGCACTCGATCAACTATTGAGTGCGCATAATACACACATTACGACCATGATTGCCCTGGTTGTAGATGATGAAGAATTAACAAAACGGTTACTCCTGCGTGGCCAGACATCAGGGCGCCCCGATGACCAGAACGAAGAGTTGATTCGCCGTCGGGTGAAAGAATATAATGACAAGACAGCCCCCGTGGCAGGCTATTACAGCAACCAGGGAAAATTTGTTGCCATTAATGGTATTGGCGATATCGAAAGCATCTTTAGCCTGATCTGTACGAACATTGAGCAGGCCAGCTAA
- a CDS encoding tetratricopeptide repeat protein, which translates to MMNNQRKSLLTILFVGASLTAPLMAQDVQSALKDLDAERFTKAGQTLTQLATSSPSAENQFYLGYYYLRSGQIDQAKAAFEKGAAADKKDQLNNVGLAGVALAKKDRATAKTLIDEAVSATKSKNQDVLMRAGEMYTLEETNDPAEAIRLLTIADEKDKKNENAEIEMLLGDAYFLKNDGGNAISKYENALAINPNLAEANYKIGRLYLRGKNYTKAQDYFKLAIQNDPEFAPTYRAYADALANSRAYKSAAGYYEQYIQKSGTTDPELLLDVARYKFLAEDYQGATAYLDQLKGKINNPIIDRMYGWAYTAMNKNNEAVQSLNRFISTAPQKVIYDDYKYLGRAYGQLGTPEGDSLSIVNLEKAAPEDTTDNLYREIAKKYYDNKQYDKAAAYYKKTIQHDKKPQNNDYLWLGLADYQYAPRVGRDSSAAPMDSAQIAQLKQQYYLGADSAFSEMAQKIEADGKTYPIAYYYRGMANYYAYSKDPAQASTAATPIFEKFIEQTTVKKDPADNTDYSKYLITAYKTLAGFSIANKDDAKAKEYFQKVLELNPNDQQVLKAMEEPKAAPAAKPAAKSTAKKS; encoded by the coding sequence ATGATGAACAACCAGAGAAAATCGCTGTTGACCATCCTGTTCGTGGGGGCGAGTCTAACTGCTCCATTGATGGCGCAAGACGTCCAATCTGCACTGAAAGATCTGGATGCCGAGCGATTTACGAAAGCTGGCCAAACGCTTACGCAGCTAGCCACAAGTTCACCATCAGCTGAGAACCAATTCTATTTAGGTTATTACTATCTAAGAAGCGGTCAAATTGATCAGGCTAAAGCAGCGTTCGAAAAAGGAGCCGCTGCTGATAAAAAAGATCAACTGAACAATGTTGGTTTGGCAGGAGTAGCTTTAGCCAAAAAAGATCGTGCTACTGCTAAAACGCTGATCGACGAGGCAGTTTCGGCAACCAAAAGCAAAAATCAGGACGTTCTGATGCGGGCGGGTGAAATGTACACCCTCGAAGAAACAAACGATCCTGCCGAAGCAATTCGATTGCTGACGATTGCCGATGAGAAAGATAAAAAGAACGAGAACGCTGAGATTGAAATGCTACTTGGCGATGCTTATTTTCTGAAAAACGACGGTGGTAATGCCATCTCGAAATATGAAAATGCACTAGCCATTAACCCAAATCTGGCCGAAGCGAACTATAAAATTGGGCGTCTTTACCTCCGTGGTAAAAACTATACCAAAGCGCAGGATTATTTCAAACTGGCTATCCAGAACGATCCTGAATTTGCTCCTACCTATCGGGCCTATGCCGATGCGCTGGCAAATTCGCGTGCTTATAAATCTGCAGCAGGCTATTATGAGCAATACATTCAAAAGAGCGGTACGACCGATCCTGAATTATTGCTCGATGTGGCCCGCTATAAGTTTCTTGCCGAAGACTATCAGGGAGCAACAGCCTATCTTGATCAGTTAAAAGGGAAAATAAACAACCCAATTATTGACCGGATGTATGGTTGGGCTTATACGGCAATGAACAAAAACAATGAAGCTGTTCAGTCGCTGAATCGGTTCATTTCAACAGCTCCCCAGAAAGTAATTTATGACGATTACAAATATCTGGGCCGTGCTTATGGTCAACTAGGTACGCCAGAGGGCGATTCGCTGAGCATTGTAAACCTGGAGAAAGCAGCCCCTGAAGATACAACCGACAACCTGTATCGTGAGATTGCCAAGAAATATTACGATAACAAACAGTACGATAAAGCTGCTGCCTACTATAAGAAAACGATCCAGCACGACAAAAAGCCTCAAAACAACGATTATCTGTGGCTTGGTCTTGCCGACTATCAGTATGCTCCCCGCGTAGGTCGTGATAGCTCTGCTGCTCCAATGGATTCAGCTCAGATTGCTCAACTAAAGCAGCAATATTACCTCGGTGCTGATTCAGCCTTCTCTGAAATGGCGCAGAAAATTGAGGCTGATGGCAAAACATACCCCATTGCCTACTATTATCGGGGCATGGCTAATTACTACGCCTATTCCAAAGATCCAGCACAGGCAAGTACAGCAGCAACTCCAATTTTTGAGAAATTTATCGAACAGACAACGGTCAAAAAAGATCCAGCTGACAATACCGATTATTCTAAATACCTGATCACAGCCTATAAAACATTAGCTGGTTTCAGTATTGCGAATAAAGATGATGCAAAGGCTAAAGAGTATTTCCAGAAAGTACTGGAATTGAATCCAAATGACCAGCAGGTACTTAAGGCTATGGAAGAACCCAAAGCGGCACCAGCAGCCAAGCCAGCAGCAAAATCGACTGCAAAAAAGAGTTAA
- a CDS encoding substrate-binding domain-containing protein, whose amino-acid sequence MIRIGIWGLLVLIGLIGCDSKKTALDNPSRGSIVIAADESFRPLVTQLTSAYSGIYPDAHFKVVYKPEQEAINLMLKDSARIAITTRTLNANEKAVLDKSKIVGSATKLATDGVALIINRANTDSLLTMSQLKTIFTGKIKQWSQLKPGSQPLPITLVFDNNNSSNLEFVLHTFGITDVTGLRIFTAKSNREVIDFVRKNPSALGFIGVNWISDGDEPLTAELSKDLRVVGISPKENPTTRADYFQPFQEDLGMQRYPLRRPVYALSRETHPGLAGGLVNYVIRDAGSLIIYKLGLWPSVPYNREVNLRK is encoded by the coding sequence ATGATTAGAATCGGAATTTGGGGCCTTCTGGTCCTGATTGGGCTCATCGGTTGCGATAGTAAGAAAACAGCGCTCGACAACCCATCCAGAGGATCAATTGTGATTGCTGCTGACGAATCGTTTCGGCCATTAGTAACTCAACTGACATCTGCTTACTCGGGTATTTATCCTGATGCTCATTTCAAGGTGGTCTACAAACCGGAGCAGGAAGCCATTAATCTAATGCTGAAAGACAGTGCCCGGATTGCTATCACAACCCGAACACTAAATGCAAACGAAAAAGCGGTTCTCGACAAGAGCAAAATAGTAGGCTCAGCAACCAAACTGGCAACAGACGGAGTTGCACTCATCATTAATCGGGCCAATACCGATAGTTTGCTAACGATGAGTCAGCTAAAAACTATTTTTACGGGCAAAATCAAACAGTGGTCACAACTAAAGCCAGGAAGTCAGCCACTACCAATTACATTGGTATTTGATAACAACAATTCCAGCAATTTAGAGTTTGTACTACACACGTTTGGTATTACCGACGTAACAGGTTTGCGGATCTTTACGGCTAAATCGAATCGGGAAGTAATCGACTTTGTGCGTAAAAATCCGTCAGCGTTAGGGTTTATAGGCGTTAACTGGATAAGTGATGGCGATGAGCCATTAACTGCCGAACTGTCTAAAGATCTTCGGGTAGTGGGTATATCGCCTAAAGAGAATCCAACCACCCGGGCCGATTATTTTCAGCCTTTTCAGGAAGATCTGGGCATGCAGCGTTATCCCTTACGACGCCCTGTGTATGCACTTAGCCGGGAAACACATCCAGGATTGGCCGGAGGCTTAGTAAATTATGTTATTCGGGATGCTGGCTCACTCATTATTTATAAGCTAGGTTTATGGCCATCCGTACCGTATAATAGGGAGGTGAACCTAAGAAAATGA
- a CDS encoding TonB family protein encodes MAELNPQATLDDIVFANRNKAYGAYDLRKTYPKTVTRALIIGGVLFTLGVLTPTIITALTPEKEEQAMVEVDLMKLPPPPIDPNEPPPPPPPPVEVPKVNTVKFLPPEVKPDEEVPEETPPPAVEELKEAVAAEKTQEGDPNAEEVIAAPEASAAPTKVEAAVEAAPKEEEIFTVVEQQPEFPGGMAALGQYLGKNLRYPAAAQRANVSGRVFVSFVVNTDGSIQDVTILKGLGFGTDEEAQRVVKAMPKWRPGKQSGRPVRVKYNLPINFTLE; translated from the coding sequence ATGGCAGAACTGAATCCACAGGCAACCCTCGATGATATCGTATTTGCCAATCGGAACAAAGCATATGGTGCCTACGATCTGCGGAAGACCTATCCGAAGACCGTAACCCGTGCGCTTATAATTGGTGGGGTTCTATTTACTCTCGGTGTACTTACGCCTACAATCATTACGGCTTTAACACCTGAGAAAGAAGAACAGGCAATGGTAGAAGTAGATCTGATGAAGCTTCCACCTCCACCAATTGATCCAAACGAACCGCCACCACCGCCACCACCACCGGTAGAAGTACCAAAGGTGAATACGGTGAAATTCCTTCCGCCGGAAGTAAAACCAGATGAAGAAGTACCTGAAGAAACACCTCCACCAGCCGTAGAAGAGCTGAAGGAAGCTGTTGCTGCCGAGAAAACTCAGGAAGGCGATCCGAATGCAGAAGAAGTCATTGCAGCACCCGAAGCATCGGCAGCGCCAACCAAAGTGGAAGCGGCTGTAGAAGCAGCCCCGAAAGAAGAAGAAATCTTTACGGTGGTAGAACAGCAGCCTGAGTTTCCAGGTGGTATGGCCGCTTTGGGTCAATACCTTGGTAAGAACCTGCGCTACCCAGCTGCAGCTCAGCGTGCCAACGTATCGGGCCGGGTATTCGTAAGCTTCGTTGTTAATACCGATGGTAGTATTCAGGATGTAACGATCCTGAAAGGACTAGGTTTTGGTACAGATGAAGAAGCACAGCGCGTTGTAAAAGCGATGCCAAAATGGCGCCCAGGCAAACAGTCGGGTCGTCCGGTGCGGGTAAAATACAACCTGCCGATCAACTTCACGCTGGAATAG
- a CDS encoding biopolymer transporter ExbD — MAEINTGGGGGKHDGGKVRSKKASTRVDMTPMVDLGFLLITFFILATTLSKPSSMTLNVPDKTKTEETEPIKASNVMTIFLGKDNKAYYIFGKAANEDPEVKTVGYGYEFRQAIQENARKVPADKFVVVIKPTKQSTYKNMVDVLDEMAITKTKRYALVDQLTPDEKKMLKEKVKLEDA, encoded by the coding sequence ATGGCAGAAATTAACACCGGTGGTGGTGGTGGTAAGCATGATGGTGGTAAGGTACGGTCCAAAAAGGCGTCAACCCGTGTGGATATGACGCCAATGGTAGACCTGGGATTCCTTCTAATCACCTTTTTCATTCTGGCCACCACCTTGAGCAAGCCATCTTCGATGACGCTCAACGTACCGGACAAAACTAAAACAGAAGAGACGGAGCCTATTAAGGCTTCCAACGTAATGACGATCTTTCTGGGGAAAGACAATAAAGCCTACTACATTTTCGGTAAGGCTGCCAATGAAGATCCCGAAGTGAAGACCGTTGGCTATGGCTACGAATTTCGCCAGGCTATCCAGGAAAATGCTCGTAAAGTTCCCGCCGACAAATTTGTTGTGGTAATTAAGCCAACCAAGCAATCGACCTATAAAAACATGGTTGATGTGCTCGACGAAATGGCTATCACCAAAACAAAGCGTTATGCACTGGTTGATCAGTTAACGCCGGATGAGAAAAAAATGCTCAAGGAGAAAGTAAAATTAGAAGACGCATAG
- a CDS encoding biopolymer transporter ExbD, which yields MPAVKIKRASSTVDMTAMCDVAFLLLTFFILTAQFRSQDAAAIETPSSISGIKVPDNDIMTIGLGRDGKVYFGTDNQNTRIATLENIAEAKGITFTPKEKKEFALMSNFGLPIAQLKSYLNLSKEQQAKVKQPGIPTDSTGAGATNELKDWVFNSRKANNKLRIALKGDNLAKFPEFKNVLATLQAQNINKFNLITGTEAPPAGWKPD from the coding sequence ATGCCAGCAGTTAAAATTAAACGTGCTAGTTCGACTGTGGATATGACGGCTATGTGCGATGTTGCGTTTCTGTTGCTGACGTTCTTTATTCTGACGGCTCAGTTCAGGTCGCAGGATGCCGCTGCTATTGAAACGCCTTCATCCATCTCTGGAATAAAAGTTCCCGATAATGATATCATGACAATTGGTCTTGGTAGAGACGGCAAAGTCTATTTCGGTACAGATAACCAGAATACCCGTATCGCCACTCTGGAGAACATTGCAGAAGCCAAAGGAATTACGTTCACCCCAAAAGAGAAAAAAGAGTTCGCTCTAATGTCTAATTTTGGGTTGCCTATTGCTCAGTTGAAATCGTATCTCAATCTGTCCAAAGAACAACAGGCGAAAGTAAAACAGCCTGGAATTCCAACTGATTCGACCGGTGCAGGTGCTACAAACGAGTTAAAGGACTGGGTATTCAATTCCAGAAAAGCTAATAACAAACTTCGAATTGCACTGAAAGGTGATAACCTCGCCAAATTTCCGGAGTTCAAAAATGTATTAGCTACGCTTCAGGCACAAAATATCAACAAATTCAACCTCATTACGGGTACTGAAGCCCCTCCGGCTGGTTGGAAACCCGATTGA
- a CDS encoding MotA/TolQ/ExbB proton channel family protein: MKTQTPSPAPAKAAAPKKKSGGLNPALVIPVLLLIGILTYIFVFGDGSHFQEGDNTKEPLPGDYFGTVYKGGFIVPILFTCFLTVLVFSIERFITIGRANGTGSIDDFVRKVKSLLDRNEVAAAIQECDKQKGSIGNVVKTALLKYQQLSTDTQLDKEQKLVALQKEVEEATTLELPMLEKNLTIIATLASVSTLIALLGTVLGMIRAFAAMGATGQPDTGALSTGISEALVNTALGIGTAAIATIMYSYFTSRIDVLTYNIDEIGLSIQQNFAAHY; this comes from the coding sequence ATGAAAACACAAACTCCTTCTCCAGCACCAGCCAAAGCAGCGGCACCAAAAAAGAAGTCAGGTGGCTTAAACCCTGCATTAGTAATTCCAGTTCTGCTGCTGATCGGTATTCTGACGTACATATTCGTCTTTGGTGATGGCAGCCACTTCCAGGAAGGTGACAACACAAAAGAACCACTACCCGGCGACTACTTCGGTACCGTATACAAGGGCGGATTTATTGTACCAATCCTGTTTACTTGTTTCCTGACCGTGTTAGTGTTCTCTATCGAGCGGTTTATCACCATCGGTCGGGCAAATGGTACCGGTTCTATCGACGACTTTGTCCGTAAGGTAAAGTCTCTTCTTGACCGCAACGAAGTGGCAGCCGCCATCCAGGAGTGCGACAAGCAGAAAGGATCGATCGGTAACGTTGTAAAAACGGCTTTGCTCAAGTATCAGCAATTGTCGACGGATACCCAACTAGACAAAGAGCAGAAGCTGGTAGCTCTGCAAAAGGAAGTGGAAGAAGCTACCACGCTTGAATTGCCAATGCTTGAAAAGAACCTGACGATCATTGCTACGCTGGCATCGGTATCAACCCTGATCGCCCTGCTCGGTACGGTACTTGGTATGATCCGGGCCTTCGCAGCTATGGGTGCTACTGGTCAGCCAGACACAGGCGCTCTGTCGACGGGTATCTCTGAAGCCCTGGTAAACACGGCACTTGGTATCGGTACGGCTGCTATTGCAACAATCATGTATAGCTATTTCACCAGCCGTATTGACGTGCTGACCTATAACATTGATGAAATCGGCTTGAGCATTCAGCAAAACTTTGCGGCTCATTACTAA